The window TCAAACACCCCGCCGTCGAGGGCGGCGTCGTCCAGGACAGCGAGTGGGAGAAGGGCCGCCTGACCGTCGAGACGGGCGCGGACCCCTCGGCCGACCTCGCCACCGCAGCGGGGACCTTCGTCGAACTGCCCATCGACGACGTCGGCCACGCAGAGCGGACGAAAAAGACCGTGAAGGGTTCTGAACGGCCCGTCCTCGAGGTCGAGCACGCCATCGAGGGGACCAGCATGGAGACCCACGTCGCCGGCACCGCCCAGGACGTCGCCGTACTGGGCTCCTTCCTGCGCCGCGGCGACAGCGACGCCGACGACGTCGACCTCACCAAGGAGGAACACGAGGTGCTGATGGCGCTGTACACCGGCGTCTCCCCGTTCCAGATCCCTGACTTCGTCGGCATGGACGTCGACCAGGTCGAGGCCATCTTCGACGACCTCGTCG of the Halomicrobium salinisoli genome contains:
- a CDS encoding CheF family chemotaxis protein, with protein sequence MSDEQKLADAKGKFVQVVADGRKRNDIDWVPGRILLSNRRLLLVGGDGKRTIPLSEVTGVTGRDNVTQAIAKVSGYLSVQVGSDVFLVAPQDVDAFEADLFDALLDQTTVVIKHPAVEGGVVQDSEWEKGRLTVETGADPSADLATAAGTFVELPIDDVGHAERTKKTVKGSERPVLEVEHAIEGTSMETHVAGTAQDVAVLGSFLRRGDSDADDVDLTKEEHEVLMALYTGVSPFQIPDFVGMDVDQVEAIFDDLVEQGVLEEVRTRREIQLEARGRSIAGDAMSEQ